The window GCGAGGAAGCCGAGTACGAGTGTGATTTGCTCGGGTTGCCCTCGTTCGACCTCGAGAACTCACACGTACAGGACGTACATGCTGACTACCTCGGGCAGATCGCCGACTTGGGCGCTGACGGCCTGCGATACGATGCGGCGGGCCACATCTGGCCGTGGTACTTCGAGTCCGAGCTCAACGCGCTGGCGGACGACCTCGACCTCTGGCGCGTCGGTGAAGTCTGGGACTACGACGTGGAGCGACTGCTCGAGTTCGCCGACACGGGCATGACGGTCTTTGACTTCCCGCTGTACGACGCCATCGTCGACGCCTTCGAGGGCGGCAGTATGGCCGAACTTTCACAGGACGCCGCCCGCGGTGTGGTCCACGAACGCCCCGAGGCAGCGGTGACGTTCGTCCAGAACCACGACACCGTCGGTCCGGGTGTCGACGAAGACGAACCCGAGGGCCGCGCGGTCGAACTTGCCGAGGCGTTCGTCCTCACCTACGCCGGGCTGCCGATGGTGTATCGCTCCGGCCCCGAAAACCGCTCCGAACTCGAGGATGAGGCGTTCCACGACCTCGTTGCCGTCTCTCAGGAGTTCGCCCACGGTGAGGTGATCGACCGCCATGTCGACGACGATAGCTACGTGTACGAACGCGATGGGAACCTGCTGGCAGGCATCAATACGGACGAACAGGCCGTAACCCACACCGTCCAGACTGCCTGGACCAATGAGACACTGGTCGATCAGACCGGCCACGGCGATGGCGTCGAGACCGACGGCGATGGACAGGCAACGCTCGAGATTCCGGCCGAAGGCTGGGTGATGTACACACCTGGCGAGCCAGACGATGGGGACGACAACGGAGACGATGACGACGAAGACGACACTGGCGACACCGAGGAACGCACACTCCGCGTCACCGTCGACGTCGAGTACGGTGAATCGGTCTACTTCACGGGGAACACGGCCGAACTGACTGAGTGGAACGGCGGGATCGAAGGCACCTGGACCGAGGGCAACGTCTGGGAAGTCACCGTCGACGCCGACGACGACCTCGAGTGGAAGACCCGTCGCGGCCCTACTGACGACACGGGTGACGTGTGGGAACGCGGCGAGAACCACACCGCGGCAGAGACGCACCCGACCCATCAGGGGTGGGAAGACGAGTAAGTGCAAGTGGACATCGCCTCGAATCAACCGGCGTTACCGGTCAGTTGAGAGCGACACACCTACCTCGAGGTCGCCGTCGACGAACGTCGCCTCGTCCAGCGGTTCCCCACCCTCGAATCGGAACTCGCCGCGAACTGTCTCGCCTTCGAGCACCGCCGGGAGCCAGAGTTCGTCGTCGTCCCACATCTGGTCGTACGGCACCGCATCGACCGGAACCCACTCCGGCCGAGCCTCCGGCGAGGCGGTCGGCTCGCCATCGAACGTCAGCGTCCGGAAAACGTGACAGTGGGTGTGGGCCTCGCCATCAAGTAGAAACGTTAGTTCAGCGGCTTTCTCGAGGTTGGCTGGCTCAATCTCGAGGCCGACTTCCTCGCGCGTTTCGCGGACGGCACACTCGCGTGGCGTTTCGCCGGCCTCGAGTTTGCCACCCGGGCCGTTGTACCAGCCCTCGCCGAGCCCGCGGCGTTTCTCGATCAGCAGTACCTCATCGGCCCTGCTGTCGGGGTCCGTCGAGTCGGAGTCACTATCGGGGCTCGAGCGCAGCGGAAAACAGAGCGTCGCCTCGATCATGTACGGTGATTCGAGTGGGCGACAATAAACGCCAGCGGTCGGGCGTCACACAGGGTGACTGGCCGCCACTCGAGGGGATCAGTCCTCCTCTAACGCCCGCGACTCGAGGCCGGAGGGAGCGCCGTACTCGTCGGGTGCACAGCCAAGTGAGCGATGCGGGCAGTGTTGGCAGTGTGGCCCGGGCTCTGTCTCGAGACTCGGATCGTCGACGGCGGTGAGCGTCTCGCGGACGGCCGTCCACGCGGGCAGTTCGTCGGGATCGAACAGCACCACGCGCGGCCCGTCCCCCTCGCCGACGTAGACGTAGCCGACTGCAGCGACCGGCTCGTCGAAGCGCTGCTCGCAGGCTCGAGCGTATAGCGAAAGCTGGACCGCGTCCGGGAGAGCGATTCGGTCGGCGGTCGCCTTGTAGTCGAGGACGGCGAGCCCGCCCGCCCACTGCGTGGCCTGTTCGTCGGTCGCGTTCGCCTCGGATGGCAGCCGGCGAATCGAGTCAATATAGCCGATGACGTCGCCGTCGACGCCGTCGACCGCCGACAGCGAGAACGGCACCTCCGCCGCGAGGTGGTCCCAGTCCGAAACTGGCTGTTCGAAGCCGGGTGCGTCCGCCTCGAAGTAGCGCTCGATACACGCACAGACGGCCTCGCGATGCTCGAGCAGATCCCGCGCGGTGAGGTGGCGAACAGCAGCATCCTCCCAGGCCGACTGCGTGTGATAGTCGCGATAGAACGCCTCCTCGGCGACATCGTGGAAGACGGTGCCAACGAGTCTGGAGTCGCCGCTCGAGTGGCGCTCAGAGTCCTCCGAACCGGTCAGCGAACGTGCCTGCGGATCGTCGAGTGCGCGCACGACGTGGTCGAGATAGTGCTTGCGCGGACAGCTCTCGTAGGTGTCCATCGCGCTGTAACTGTGACGCATCGCCACGGGGAGTTCGGTCGCACTCGAGAGTGCCTCGACCGGGAAGCGGACGGTGTCGGGCGACAGCGCACCAGCGCGGCGGCCGTACGGCAGGGCGTTCTCGAGGCTGGGCTCATCGCCGTAGCTGGCCGCATCCGCTGCTGGCAGTAGGGTTCCAGAGCGCAGGAGTCGCCCGAGTTCGTGGACGGTTTCGATTGCATCACGAGTCTCGAGCGGTTCGACCGTGCGGTCGTCGTAGTCGGCGTAGTAGGTGATCGAACCCGGCGTCACGTCGGCGGCGTGTGCGAGGTCGTCCGTCCGGTCGACGACGGTGTCGGGGTAGGTCGCCCGAACCCGCTCGAAGCTTGCAGACAGCGACGCCCACAGATCCATGCGCTGGCCGGCGGTCGACCACTCGATGTCGCCAGCGAGGCAGGCATCCGCCTGCGAGACGCCCAGTTCCGTCTCGTCGCCGTCGTACTCGTAGCCGGAGCCGAAGACGAACAGATGGTTCTCCGCACGCGTCAACGCGACGTGGAGCACGCGCCACTCCTCGGCGACCGTCTCGCTCGCGAGGTCGGCACACAGCGGCGAGTCGATATCGTCTGCGAGTGTCGCCGCGAGCAGCCGCTCTCGAGCCCGTCTGGCGTAGTCGCCGTCGACACACCACTCCTCATCCGAGAGGTAGGGGACGAGCACCGTATCGAACTCGAGGCCCTTCGCTTGGTGGACGGTCATCACATCCACGGAGTCACTCGATTGGGTGCCGCGAGTCCGCTCGCTGCCGCCCCCGCGAAGTGCCGCCTCGAGCGCGTCGACGAATGACGGCGTGAGTGTACTGACGACAGAATCGGGATCATAGGCTTCGACGAATCGGTCGAGTCGGTCGAGTTGGGCGCGCTCGTCGCTCGTGAGGAACCACTCGAGACGCGTCAGGTCGCGGAATCGGCGGATGAACCCCGACAGCGGGTAGACGTTCCGTAGTCGCTCGAGGGATGCGAGGTGTTCGCGCGCCTGCTCGAGTTGGGCTGGATTCTCGAGGGTCTCAGGCTCGATATCGAAGACCGCATCGTAGAGCGATCCATCCCGGCGTTGAAGCGTCTGGAGGTCAGCGTCGCCGAGTCGGTAGCGATAGAGCAACACTCGCCGAAGGTGGGCGTCGGCGTCGCGGTCGACGAGCACGCGGAGATACGACAGCAGCGTCTGGATGCCGGGCGAAATCTCCCCGCGTGGCGAGCCCGAAATCTCGTAGGGGATCTGACGCTCGCGCAACTCCTCGGCGATGGACTGGGCATGGCGATTGGTGCGGACGATCACCGCGAGATCTTCGAGATCACGCTGTGGGACGTTCTCGGCAGCGCCGTTGAGCAGCCTCGAGACGGCCGTCCCGACTTGGGTCGCCGTCGACTCGGGAATCTCGTCGCTTTCGATTTTGACGACGCGGTCGGCGCGGTTGTCCTCGGCCGCATATTCGCCAGCCTCGCGTCCAACCTCGCGCAGCGTTTTCGAGGACTGCGGGCCGTACTCACAGTGATTCGTCAGATCGAGGATTTCCTGGCGCGACCGGAAGTTGAGTTCGAGCGCAATCGCCTCGTGGTCGTCGTACTGTGTCTCGAGGCGGTCCAGCCCCTCGCGGTCGGTGCCACGCCAGCCGTAGATCGCCTGATCCTTGTCGCCGATGGCGAGCAGATTCGGCCGGTCCGAGCCGCTTGTTAGTTCGGTAATCAACGAAAACTGCGTCTCGTCGGTGTCCTGAAACTCGTCGCAATAGACTTGCGTCCACTGGCCGGTGATTTCCGCTGCAATCGCGTCGTCCTCGAGCAGGTCGGTTGCCGTCCGCACCAGTTCGTCGAAATCGAGCGCTCGCTGTTCCTCGAGGGCGTCGTGATAGTCCGCATACACCGCCGCGTAGTGGCGAGCGAGTCGAAGGAACTCGACGTAGTGTTTCAGTCGGCCGAATGGGCTTTGCTCGAGGCGGTTCGTCTGCTGTCGCCAGATTTCGTTGCCAAACAGCGCCCGCGGGAGCTGTTTCGTCGTCGAGTCCTCGAGTGAGAGCGCCTCGATGGTGTTTGTCACACACTGCTGGAGCACTCGAAGATACCGAGTTACGTCGTCGACAACCGCATCCTCGCGGAACGCCTCCGGCGACTCTGCGACTTTCTCGCGGCAGTACTCGAGGAGTTTGCCGTAGCCGACGAGTGCCTCCT is drawn from Natronolimnobius sp. AArcel1 and contains these coding sequences:
- a CDS encoding 8-oxo-dGTP diphosphatase, which gives rise to MIEATLCFPLRSSPDSDSDSTDPDSRADEVLLIEKRRGLGEGWYNGPGGKLEAGETPRECAVRETREEVGLEIEPANLEKAAELTFLLDGEAHTHCHVFRTLTFDGEPTASPEARPEWVPVDAVPYDQMWDDDELWLPAVLEGETVRGEFRFEGGEPLDEATFVDGDLEVGVSLSTDR
- a CDS encoding alpha-amylase domain-containing protein, with the translated sequence MGDNNNRDQPRSTVGRRTLLSAGATLGALTVAGCSFGGTENAQALPDQPTADDGTVAYQYFHAEWTEIEADVPRLADAGIDAIWVQQPARGKLGWDDLSYDGEYGYYDETSPYGFRDPHPPVGYQPVDLSDLDSTFGTADELESMIEACHAHDIEVIVDVVANHMATADGPDGEVELPQFDRDEHFHDNGTLGEDCQLDGEEAEYECDLLGLPSFDLENSHVQDVHADYLGQIADLGADGLRYDAAGHIWPWYFESELNALADDLDLWRVGEVWDYDVERLLEFADTGMTVFDFPLYDAIVDAFEGGSMAELSQDAARGVVHERPEAAVTFVQNHDTVGPGVDEDEPEGRAVELAEAFVLTYAGLPMVYRSGPENRSELEDEAFHDLVAVSQEFAHGEVIDRHVDDDSYVYERDGNLLAGINTDEQAVTHTVQTAWTNETLVDQTGHGDGVETDGDGQATLEIPAEGWVMYTPGEPDDGDDNGDDDDEDDTGDTEERTLRVTVDVEYGESVYFTGNTAELTEWNGGIEGTWTEGNVWEVTVDADDDLEWKTRRGPTDDTGDVWERGENHTAAETHPTHQGWEDE
- a CDS encoding ATP-dependent DNA helicase — translated: MGDSREPETTLEPKGNQPAVIESEAACISVDAGAGTGKTTTMLLRIEHAIESGAVEPDDILVLTFANEAAGSIRDAVAERLDPEAAAAIDVYTYHSFCHRLVREYAYYLGYSPEFDVVTERKRRRIVGRLLATTDYDFAAATAHDGSRTDLTSAVDDFIRTMSQEDVTPAHLEEGLPDVRTIELCTEFVLWLEQRAGDLSFDNEALRFFSQDSHLESAQEALVGYGKLLEYCREKVAESPEAFREDAVVDDVTRYLRVLQQCVTNTIEALSLEDSTTKQLPRALFGNEIWRQQTNRLEQSPFGRLKHYVEFLRLARHYAAVYADYHDALEEQRALDFDELVRTATDLLEDDAIAAEITGQWTQVYCDEFQDTDETQFSLITELTSGSDRPNLLAIGDKDQAIYGWRGTDREGLDRLETQYDDHEAIALELNFRSRQEILDLTNHCEYGPQSSKTLREVGREAGEYAAEDNRADRVVKIESDEIPESTATQVGTAVSRLLNGAAENVPQRDLEDLAVIVRTNRHAQSIAEELRERQIPYEISGSPRGEISPGIQTLLSYLRVLVDRDADAHLRRVLLYRYRLGDADLQTLQRRDGSLYDAVFDIEPETLENPAQLEQAREHLASLERLRNVYPLSGFIRRFRDLTRLEWFLTSDERAQLDRLDRFVEAYDPDSVVSTLTPSFVDALEAALRGGGSERTRGTQSSDSVDVMTVHQAKGLEFDTVLVPYLSDEEWCVDGDYARRARERLLAATLADDIDSPLCADLASETVAEEWRVLHVALTRAENHLFVFGSGYEYDGDETELGVSQADACLAGDIEWSTAGQRMDLWASLSASFERVRATYPDTVVDRTDDLAHAADVTPGSITYYADYDDRTVEPLETRDAIETVHELGRLLRSGTLLPAADAASYGDEPSLENALPYGRRAGALSPDTVRFPVEALSSATELPVAMRHSYSAMDTYESCPRKHYLDHVVRALDDPQARSLTGSEDSERHSSGDSRLVGTVFHDVAEEAFYRDYHTQSAWEDAAVRHLTARDLLEHREAVCACIERYFEADAPGFEQPVSDWDHLAAEVPFSLSAVDGVDGDVIGYIDSIRRLPSEANATDEQATQWAGGLAVLDYKATADRIALPDAVQLSLYARACEQRFDEPVAAVGYVYVGEGDGPRVVLFDPDELPAWTAVRETLTAVDDPSLETEPGPHCQHCPHRSLGCAPDEYGAPSGLESRALEED